The Niallia alba genome includes a window with the following:
- a CDS encoding DUF956 family protein — protein sequence MVQSINTKVDLVINATSHTGISEYGKIMIGDKGFEFFNSRDARKFIQIPWEEVDYVIASIMFKGKWIPRYSVQTKRNGTYTFSSKDPKKVLRVIREYVDPKRMVQSLSFFDVIKRGLRIKSKK from the coding sequence ATGGTCCAATCAATTAACACAAAAGTCGATTTAGTTATTAATGCAACCTCGCATACGGGAATTTCAGAATATGGGAAGATTATGATTGGGGACAAAGGATTTGAATTCTTTAATAGCCGTGATGCTCGTAAGTTTATACAGATTCCTTGGGAAGAAGTTGATTATGTAATCGCTTCGATCATGTTCAAAGGAAAATGGATACCCCGTTATTCCGTCCAAACTAAGCGAAATGGGACGTATACATTTTCCTCTAAAGATCCGAAGAAAGTTTTGCGAGTAATCCGTGAATACGTTGATCCGAAACGCATGGTCCAATCATTGAGTTTCTTTGATGTTATTAAGCGTGGATTGAGAATTAAATCAAAAAAGTAA
- a CDS encoding SEC-C metal-binding domain-containing protein produces the protein MEKSDILSGNTFSYFDVFEEKKGLVLGTEVNDIKYIIYDQYCMNPSCKCDDVILIFTESENNDSEFAIRLSLKRKRYEILDIYGISKRQVDEIVKGSLKDSAEAMELLKKRYKEMKEAGKAVLQGSPEINSNKIELPVEKPKRNDPCPCGSGKKYKKCCGV, from the coding sequence ATGGAAAAATCTGATATTTTAAGTGGTAATACCTTTAGTTATTTTGATGTGTTTGAAGAGAAAAAAGGGCTTGTCTTAGGAACTGAAGTAAATGATATAAAATATATTATTTATGATCAGTATTGTATGAATCCAAGTTGCAAATGTGATGATGTTATTCTTATCTTTACAGAAAGCGAAAATAATGATTCTGAGTTTGCTATAAGATTATCTTTGAAAAGGAAAAGGTATGAGATTCTTGATATCTATGGTATTTCTAAGAGACAAGTGGATGAGATTGTTAAGGGTTCATTAAAAGATAGTGCAGAAGCAATGGAGCTATTAAAAAAGCGATATAAGGAGATGAAGGAAGCGGGAAAGGCAGTTTTACAAGGAAGTCCGGAAATAAATAGCAATAAAATTGAATTGCCAGTGGAAAAGCCTAAAAGAAATGATCCTTGTCCTTGTGGGAGTGGGAAAAAATACAAAAAGTGCTGTGGTGTATAG
- a CDS encoding retropepsin-like aspartic protease — protein MKFQLDDRLPLVSVEIEYVGQKKTFSNVLLDTGCSSTILDTDLCEEIGLMLDLENAITRKMYGIGGTEICIEQKVSGMNIDEFRLNNFTIELGDVREMHGFDGIIGSDFFLAHKLIINFENMEVRKN, from the coding sequence ATGAAATTTCAACTGGATGACCGCTTACCTCTAGTCTCTGTTGAAATTGAATATGTTGGACAGAAAAAGACATTTAGCAACGTACTCCTTGATACCGGCTGTTCTTCAACCATTTTAGATACAGACTTATGTGAAGAAATTGGTCTGATGCTCGATTTAGAAAATGCAATTACACGAAAGATGTACGGAATTGGCGGTACGGAAATCTGCATTGAACAAAAAGTAAGTGGTATGAATATTGATGAGTTTCGACTGAATAATTTCACTATAGAGCTCGGTGATGTTAGAGAAATGCATGGATTTGACGGAATCATCGGGAGTGATTTTTTTCTTGCACATAAATTAATCATCAACTTCGAAAATATGGAAGTGCGCAAAAACTAG
- a CDS encoding PTS mannose/fructose/sorbose transporter subunit IIC — protein MNMIQIILVIIVAFLAGVEGILDEFHFHQPIIACTLVGLVTGQLVPCLILGGTLQMIALGWANIGAAVAPDAALASVASAIILVLSGQGDAGVSSAIAIAVPLAVAGLLLTIIVRTIATGLVHLMDAAAKEGNIRKVELWHIVAICLQGLRIAIPAALIIAIGAGPVSDLLTAMPDWLTNGLAIGGGMVVAVGYAMVINMMATKEVWPFFAIGFVLATVSQITLIGLGAIGVALALIYIALSNKGGSGNGGNGNTGDPLGDIIDNY, from the coding sequence TTGAATATGATTCAAATAATATTAGTCATTATTGTAGCGTTTTTAGCTGGTGTGGAAGGAATTTTGGATGAATTCCATTTCCATCAACCAATCATTGCCTGTACGTTAGTCGGTTTAGTTACAGGGCAATTAGTACCATGTCTTATCTTGGGTGGAACCCTTCAGATGATCGCTTTAGGTTGGGCGAACATTGGAGCTGCCGTTGCACCGGATGCTGCGTTAGCATCAGTTGCATCTGCAATTATTTTAGTATTGAGTGGTCAAGGGGATGCGGGAGTATCTTCAGCAATCGCGATTGCTGTTCCACTTGCAGTAGCTGGTTTATTATTAACAATCATCGTTCGTACAATTGCAACAGGATTAGTACATTTGATGGATGCGGCAGCAAAAGAAGGAAACATTAGAAAAGTTGAACTATGGCATATTGTTGCTATCTGCTTACAGGGCTTACGTATTGCTATTCCAGCTGCATTAATTATCGCAATTGGTGCAGGTCCGGTGAGTGACTTACTTACAGCTATGCCAGATTGGTTGACAAATGGTTTAGCAATCGGTGGGGGAATGGTCGTAGCAGTTGGTTATGCAATGGTAATTAACATGATGGCTACAAAAGAAGTATGGCCATTCTTCGCAATTGGTTTCGTATTAGCGACTGTTTCACAAATTACACTTATTGGTCTTGGGGCTATCGGTGTTGCTCTTGCTCTTATCTATATTGCGCTTTCTAACAAAGGCGGCTCAGGTAATGGCGGAAACGGAAACACTGGTGATCCACTAGGCGATATTATCGATAATTACTAA
- a CDS encoding IS4 family transposase yields MDKITRKNSFGQWFSPINSHLFEEQVKTLKLDFYTKKLTTESFLKLFLFAQLQEIESLHALSDSLFNDQLQKEINLDSISISQLSRRLNGLNPDLFQRLFLDLVSQIHAKTHYTKLVMPLKIIDSSTLPLNLTNHRWAKFRKTKAGVKLHLRLVFMEKGISYPEKAIMTTAKEHDRNQLEIMADDKECMYVFDRGYLDYERFDRMTDDGFFFLTRLRKNAVIREVCDFKLPEGTTVLSDQMVIIGTIQNRAENYFRLLKVMDSKGNLLHLITNRFDLSAEEISEMYKSRWAIELFFKWIKQHLNIKKFYGQSDWAIQNKVFIVLIVFCLHVLAQIETKSKRKTLQISRYLRAALWKPAHIWLRKIEGKAIP; encoded by the coding sequence ATGGACAAGATTACACGAAAAAATTCATTTGGACAATGGTTTTCACCAATTAATTCTCATTTATTTGAGGAGCAAGTGAAAACATTAAAATTAGATTTCTATACGAAAAAATTAACGACCGAATCGTTCCTAAAATTATTCCTGTTTGCACAATTACAGGAAATTGAGAGTCTTCATGCACTAAGTGATAGTCTTTTCAATGACCAACTTCAAAAGGAGATCAACCTTGATTCTATTAGTATTTCTCAGTTATCACGTCGATTAAATGGGTTGAATCCTGACCTTTTCCAAAGGCTATTTCTCGATTTAGTATCACAAATTCATGCTAAAACACACTATACAAAACTGGTCATGCCGTTAAAAATCATCGATTCAAGCACATTGCCACTGAATTTGACCAATCATCGTTGGGCTAAATTCCGCAAAACAAAGGCCGGTGTGAAACTGCATCTACGCCTTGTGTTTATGGAAAAAGGGATTTCCTATCCTGAAAAAGCGATCATGACAACGGCAAAGGAACATGATCGCAATCAGCTTGAAATCATGGCGGATGACAAAGAATGCATGTATGTGTTTGACCGTGGATACTTAGACTACGAACGCTTTGATCGAATGACCGATGATGGTTTCTTTTTCCTCACCAGATTGCGAAAAAATGCCGTCATCAGGGAAGTTTGTGATTTTAAACTCCCAGAAGGAACGACTGTTTTGTCGGATCAAATGGTGATCATTGGTACGATTCAAAATCGAGCTGAAAACTACTTTCGCCTTTTAAAAGTCATGGATTCAAAAGGGAACCTACTTCACTTAATCACGAATCGCTTTGATTTGAGTGCCGAAGAAATTTCTGAAATGTATAAATCTCGTTGGGCGATTGAGTTATTTTTTAAATGGATTAAGCAACATCTCAACATAAAGAAATTCTACGGACAAAGTGACTGGGCCATTCAGAATAAAGTTTTTATTGTGCTGATTGTATTTTGCTTACATGTTCTAGCACAAATTGAAACAAAAAGTAAGCGAAAAACCTTACAAATAAGCCGTTATTTAAGGGCAGCCTTATGGAAACCAGCACACATCTGGCTTCGAAAAATTGAAGGCAAAGCTATCCCTTAA
- the groL gene encoding chaperonin GroEL (60 kDa chaperone family; promotes refolding of misfolded polypeptides especially under stressful conditions; forms two stacked rings of heptamers to form a barrel-shaped 14mer; ends can be capped by GroES; misfolded proteins enter the barrel where they are refolded when GroES binds): protein MAKDIKFSEEARRAMLRGVDALADAVKVTLGPKGRNVVLEKKFGSPLITNDGVTIAKEIELEDAFENMGAKLVAEVASKTNDVAGDGTTTATVLAQAMIREGLKNVTAGANPMGIRKGMDKAIATAIEELKAISKPIEGKASIAQVAAISSADEEVGQLIAEAMERVGNDGVITIEESKGFTTELDVVEGMQFDRGYVSPYMVTDSDKMEAVLENPYILITDKKITNIQEILPVLEQVVQQGKPLLIVAEDVEGEANATLVLNKLRGTFTAVAVKAPGFGDRRKAMLEDIAVLTGGQVITEDLGLELKTTSIESLGRAAKVVITKETTTIVEGAGSSDDIQARVNQIRVQLEETTSEFDREKLQERLAKLAGGVAVVKVGAATETELKERKLRIEDALNSTRAAVEEGIVAGGGTALLNVYNKVAAIEAEGDEATGINIVLRAIEEPVRQIAFNAGLEGSVIVEKLKNEPVGTGFNAANGEWVNMIEAGIVDPTKVTRSALQNAGSVAAMFLTTEAVVADKPEPAGAPAMPDMGGMGGMGGMM from the coding sequence ATGGCTAAAGATATTAAATTTAGTGAAGAAGCTCGCCGTGCTATGCTGCGTGGGGTTGATGCTCTAGCAGATGCTGTTAAAGTAACACTTGGACCAAAAGGACGTAACGTGGTTCTTGAGAAGAAATTTGGTTCACCACTTATCACAAACGATGGTGTAACAATTGCTAAAGAAATCGAATTAGAAGATGCATTCGAAAACATGGGTGCAAAACTAGTTGCTGAAGTAGCAAGCAAAACAAATGATGTTGCTGGAGACGGGACAACTACTGCAACAGTTCTAGCACAAGCAATGATTCGCGAAGGTCTTAAAAACGTTACAGCTGGAGCTAACCCAATGGGTATCCGCAAAGGGATGGACAAAGCAATTGCAACTGCAATTGAAGAACTAAAAGCTATCTCTAAACCAATCGAAGGCAAAGCTTCTATTGCCCAAGTTGCTGCAATTTCTTCAGCTGATGAAGAAGTAGGACAATTAATTGCTGAAGCAATGGAACGCGTTGGTAACGACGGTGTTATCACAATCGAAGAATCAAAAGGTTTCACTACTGAGCTAGACGTAGTAGAAGGTATGCAGTTCGACCGTGGATATGTATCACCTTACATGGTAACTGACTCAGATAAAATGGAAGCTGTTCTTGAAAATCCATATATCTTAATTACAGATAAAAAGATTACAAACATTCAAGAAATTTTACCAGTGTTAGAGCAAGTTGTTCAACAAGGTAAACCATTATTAATCGTTGCAGAAGACGTTGAAGGCGAAGCAAATGCTACATTAGTATTAAACAAACTTCGCGGTACATTCACAGCAGTAGCTGTTAAAGCTCCTGGATTCGGTGATCGTCGTAAAGCAATGTTAGAAGATATCGCTGTTTTAACTGGCGGTCAAGTAATCACAGAAGATCTTGGCTTAGAGCTTAAAACAACATCTATTGAATCTTTAGGACGCGCTGCAAAAGTAGTAATCACAAAAGAAACTACTACAATTGTAGAAGGTGCAGGTTCATCTGATGATATCCAAGCACGCGTTAACCAAATCCGTGTTCAATTAGAAGAAACAACTTCTGAATTTGACCGTGAAAAATTACAAGAACGTCTTGCAAAACTTGCTGGTGGTGTAGCAGTAGTTAAAGTTGGTGCTGCAACAGAAACAGAATTAAAAGAACGCAAATTACGTATTGAGGATGCTCTAAACTCTACTCGTGCTGCTGTGGAAGAAGGTATCGTAGCAGGTGGTGGTACAGCACTTCTAAACGTATACAATAAAGTAGCTGCTATTGAAGCAGAAGGCGACGAAGCAACTGGTATAAACATCGTTCTACGCGCGATCGAAGAACCAGTTCGTCAAATCGCATTCAACGCAGGTCTAGAAGGATCCGTAATCGTTGAGAAATTGAAAAACGAACCAGTGGGAACAGGATTCAACGCTGCTAACGGCGAATGGGTAAACATGATCGAAGCTGGTATCGTTGATCCAACTAAAGTTACTCGTTCTGCCTTACAAAACGCAGGTTCAGTTGCTGCTATGTTCTTAACAACTGAGGCTGTAGTTGCTGACAAGCCAGAACCAGCAGGTGCACCAGCAATGCCTGATATGGGCGGTATGGGTGGAATGGGCGGCATGATGTAA
- the groES gene encoding co-chaperone GroES, translating into MLKPLGDRIIIELVETEEKTASGIVLPDSAKEKPQEGKVVAVGTGRVLDNGERVALEVSVDDRIIFSKYSGTEVKYEGKEYLILRESDILAIVG; encoded by the coding sequence TTGTTAAAGCCATTAGGAGATCGTATTATTATTGAGCTTGTTGAAACAGAAGAAAAAACTGCAAGTGGTATCGTATTACCAGACTCTGCTAAAGAAAAGCCTCAAGAAGGTAAAGTAGTAGCTGTAGGAACTGGTCGCGTATTAGATAACGGAGAGCGTGTTGCGCTTGAAGTATCTGTTGATGACCGCATTATCTTCTCAAAATACTCTGGTACTGAAGTGAAATACGAAGGTAAAGAGTACTTGATTCTTCGCGAAAGCGACATCTTAGCTATCGTTGGCTAA
- a CDS encoding mannose/fructose/sorbose PTS transporter subunit IIA translates to MVGIIIASHGEFASGMLQSGSMIFGEQENVKAVTLMPSEGPADVKAKMKEAIASFDNQDEVLFLVDLWGGTPFNQANSLFEENNEKWAIVAGMNLPMLIEAYASRFTMNTAHEIAAHILGTAKEGVKVRPETLEPAETAATATAQPVNAGAPGKFEYVLARIDSRLLHGQVATAWTKTTQPTRIIVVSDEVAKDDLRKKLIQQAAPPGVKAHVVPVKKMIELAKDDQHFGGQRALLLFENPQDALRAVEGGVPLKTINVGSMAHSPGKVQPNKVLAFNQDDINAFAKLKEAGLSFDVRKVPNDSKGNMNEIIKKAQEELNKRK, encoded by the coding sequence ATGGTAGGAATTATCATTGCTAGTCACGGTGAATTTGCCAGTGGTATGTTGCAATCTGGGTCGATGATCTTCGGGGAGCAAGAAAATGTAAAAGCTGTTACATTGATGCCGAGCGAAGGACCTGCAGATGTAAAGGCAAAAATGAAAGAAGCAATTGCCTCTTTCGACAACCAAGACGAAGTACTATTCTTAGTCGATCTTTGGGGTGGAACTCCTTTCAACCAAGCCAATAGCTTGTTTGAAGAAAACAATGAAAAATGGGCAATCGTTGCTGGTATGAACTTACCAATGTTGATTGAAGCTTATGCATCACGCTTCACAATGAACACGGCACATGAAATTGCCGCACATATTTTAGGGACAGCAAAAGAAGGAGTTAAAGTAAGACCTGAAACATTAGAACCAGCAGAAACAGCTGCTACTGCAACTGCTCAACCAGTAAATGCTGGTGCTCCTGGTAAATTTGAATACGTATTAGCTCGTATTGACTCTCGTTTACTTCATGGACAAGTAGCGACTGCTTGGACAAAAACTACGCAGCCTACACGTATTATTGTTGTATCTGATGAAGTAGCGAAGGATGACCTTCGTAAGAAATTAATCCAACAGGCTGCTCCTCCAGGTGTAAAGGCACATGTGGTTCCTGTGAAAAAAATGATCGAGCTTGCAAAAGATGATCAACACTTTGGTGGTCAACGCGCATTGCTTCTATTTGAAAATCCACAAGATGCGCTTAGAGCGGTTGAGGGTGGCGTTCCATTGAAGACAATCAACGTAGGTTCGATGGCACACTCACCAGGTAAAGTTCAACCGAATAAGGTATTGGCTTTTAACCAAGACGATATTAATGCATTTGCTAAGTTAAAGGAAGCTGGTTTAAGCTTCGACGTACGTAAAGTTCCGAACGATTCAAAAGGTAACATGAATGAAATAATCAAAAAGGCGCAAGAAGAGTTAAACAAACGAAAATAA
- a CDS encoding RQC-minor-1 family DNA-binding protein, which produces MKSKTDRLSDEEIKVILRAADEIIAKGGRTLLAKILKGSREKKVLQLELDKCPVYGYYKSENLDEIMQKIDWMIDYDFLDIEYYGRLPMIVFTERGWYIESDQCADELLNEWKEWVKQGKQNPDMSYLKDRNRKMILLLLEKIKEFGDQGLIPYLELWEKVDYKKVRDEIRTTINVLNRKEPFDHSVVKEKTESIKEALEGIEPHDLLLKCWVCGERFTFTTGEQQFYKKKGLSYPKRCKKCHNKKDNELSY; this is translated from the coding sequence ATGAAATCTAAGACTGATCGATTATCTGATGAAGAAATAAAAGTCATATTGAGAGCAGCTGATGAAATTATTGCTAAAGGTGGAAGAACACTTCTTGCCAAAATCTTAAAGGGCTCACGGGAGAAGAAAGTATTACAGCTGGAGCTGGATAAGTGTCCTGTCTATGGTTATTATAAATCAGAAAATCTAGATGAAATTATGCAAAAAATTGACTGGATGATCGATTATGATTTTCTAGATATTGAGTATTATGGAAGACTACCAATGATTGTTTTTACAGAAAGGGGGTGGTACATAGAGTCCGATCAATGTGCGGATGAACTTTTAAATGAATGGAAGGAATGGGTCAAGCAGGGAAAGCAAAATCCCGATATGAGCTATCTAAAGGATCGGAATAGGAAAATGATTCTATTGCTGCTTGAGAAGATTAAAGAATTCGGAGATCAAGGACTTATTCCTTATCTAGAATTATGGGAGAAAGTTGATTATAAAAAGGTAAGAGATGAGATTCGAACAACTATAAATGTATTAAATAGAAAAGAGCCGTTTGATCATTCAGTTGTAAAGGAAAAAACAGAATCTATCAAAGAAGCATTAGAGGGTATTGAACCGCATGACCTACTTTTAAAATGCTGGGTATGTGGAGAACGATTTACCTTTACAACAGGAGAGCAGCAATTTTATAAGAAAAAAGGTCTTTCATACCCGAAAAGATGTAAAAAGTGTCATAACAAAAAGGATAACGAATTATCCTATTAA
- a CDS encoding SEC-C metal-binding domain-containing protein: protein MVVNKNKNQKIIGIVSLKEALSALKVADLQDIRKKLQIKNISSMKKAELIQSLAEAIPVLFRNIISQFDERRLFLIKNIIANNGVMSANNLEIEEMEYLHKTGFMFTSFQNGNPIVMIPLELLPSLVKIIQDETILTDVKRNTEWIKITRGLLYYFGTVPHDELVHLVEKYTPIHPDYLAFNQVIFDAMEYYQEIYINRYGYSYWEVLDPLVILEEQASRKNIDYYPFSKKQLLEAGETDYVECPKGYSQLLSLFTKEYRMSKQEAKEFVEDCIMHAKLGNQPSQLLQYLQTHLTFESLEAVQRLMDAVVLLMNNTREWYLKGYTSEELFAQEKKVLPPLPNKKGEVISLQTRQKVGRNDLCPCGSGKKFKKCCGS, encoded by the coding sequence ATGGTGGTAAATAAAAACAAGAATCAAAAGATAATAGGAATAGTTTCATTAAAGGAAGCGCTATCCGCATTAAAAGTCGCAGATCTTCAAGACATCCGGAAAAAGCTGCAAATTAAAAATATAAGCTCGATGAAAAAGGCGGAGTTAATTCAATCTTTGGCAGAGGCAATCCCTGTTCTTTTCAGAAATATTATCAGTCAGTTCGATGAGCGACGATTATTTTTAATAAAAAATATCATTGCCAATAATGGAGTTATGAGCGCAAACAATCTAGAAATCGAGGAGATGGAGTATCTCCATAAAACTGGTTTTATGTTTACTAGTTTTCAAAATGGTAATCCAATCGTCATGATCCCTTTGGAATTATTGCCTTCTCTAGTGAAAATTATTCAAGACGAAACGATACTTACAGATGTTAAGCGGAATACGGAATGGATAAAGATTACCCGCGGATTACTCTATTATTTTGGAACGGTGCCGCATGACGAGTTAGTGCATTTAGTTGAGAAATACACGCCTATTCACCCAGATTACCTTGCCTTCAATCAGGTTATATTTGATGCGATGGAATACTATCAAGAAATATACATTAACAGGTATGGCTATTCTTACTGGGAAGTGCTAGACCCTTTAGTTATTTTAGAGGAGCAGGCATCTAGAAAGAATATTGATTACTATCCATTCTCGAAGAAACAGCTCCTTGAAGCAGGTGAAACGGACTATGTGGAGTGTCCAAAAGGTTATTCTCAACTTTTATCTCTATTTACGAAAGAGTATCGGATGTCAAAACAAGAGGCGAAGGAGTTTGTTGAGGACTGTATTATGCATGCGAAATTAGGCAATCAACCTAGTCAGCTTCTTCAATATTTACAGACTCACCTGACATTTGAAAGCTTAGAAGCAGTGCAAAGACTGATGGATGCCGTTGTTCTTCTTATGAATAATACGAGGGAATGGTATTTAAAGGGATATACATCGGAAGAGCTATTCGCGCAGGAAAAGAAGGTCTTACCGCCTTTGCCCAATAAAAAAGGAGAGGTCATTAGTCTCCAAACCCGTCAAAAGGTGGGGAGAAACGATCTTTGCCCATGTGGGAGCGGGAAGAAATTTAAGAAATGTTGTGGGAGTTGA
- a CDS encoding DUF6398 domain-containing protein — MTKPKEKVEEKKAELLKLTIEFSKQFLNEEYEGVIEKLINKMARKRDIPFLSGRIEIWAAAVIHALGTINFLFDKSSQPYVSATEIFEYFGTKQSTTSQKSKKIRDMFNMTYFDSNFSIESVVQGSPFNNLSIVNGLIVPQDMLNDQQIEIEEWEIQAAQILGISGLESGNKYKASYMDKLLNVKETSLMSFYEYLLQHMIFPFTALYEEEVGPLEIAEFEVSCIHLDQEMKVDENYGILVECRLGRKKVILPLASIKLDEGHKNFKWIDLYQEWFWSYR, encoded by the coding sequence ATGACTAAACCAAAAGAAAAGGTAGAGGAAAAGAAGGCAGAATTACTGAAATTAACAATTGAGTTTAGTAAGCAATTTTTAAATGAAGAATATGAGGGAGTAATTGAAAAATTAATAAACAAAATGGCTAGAAAAAGAGACATTCCATTCCTGTCAGGACGTATTGAAATATGGGCTGCGGCAGTAATCCATGCTTTGGGAACGATTAATTTTTTATTTGATAAATCTAGTCAACCATATGTGTCTGCTACAGAAATTTTTGAGTATTTTGGCACCAAGCAAAGTACGACTTCGCAAAAGTCGAAGAAAATTAGAGATATGTTTAATATGACCTATTTTGATAGTAATTTCTCGATAGAGTCAGTTGTTCAAGGTAGTCCTTTTAATAATCTTTCAATAGTAAATGGATTAATCGTTCCTCAAGATATGTTGAATGATCAGCAGATTGAAATCGAAGAATGGGAAATTCAAGCTGCCCAAATATTAGGAATAAGCGGTTTAGAGAGTGGTAATAAATATAAAGCAAGTTATATGGACAAATTACTCAATGTAAAAGAGACAAGTTTAATGAGTTTTTATGAATATCTATTACAACATATGATATTTCCTTTTACTGCGTTATATGAAGAGGAAGTTGGCCCTTTAGAAATCGCAGAATTTGAAGTCAGCTGTATTCATTTAGACCAAGAGATGAAAGTAGACGAAAATTATGGAATTCTTGTTGAATGCAGGTTGGGTAGGAAAAAAGTAATACTGCCATTAGCTAGCATCAAATTGGATGAAGGACATAAGAATTTTAAATGGATAGATTTATATCAAGAATGGTTCTGGTCATACAGATAA
- a CDS encoding PTS system mannose/fructose/sorbose family transporter subunit IID — translation MEKALKLSKRDRISVWWRSTFIQGSWNYERMQNGGWAFSMIPAIKRLYKSKEDRAEALKRHLEFFNTHPYVASPIIGVTLALEEERANGAPVDDKAIQGVKVGMMGPLAGIGDPVFWFTVKPILGALAASLALTGNILGPIIYFFAWNLIRMGFTWYTQEVGYKAGSKITDDLSGGLLQNITKGASILGMFILGALVNRWVSVQFTPVVSSVELDEGAYIDWDQLPAGAEGVKTALEQQAAGLSLDPIKVTTLQSNLDSLIPGLAGLLLTLLCMWLLRKKVSPIVMILGLFVVGIVFHLIHLM, via the coding sequence ATGGAAAAAGCATTAAAATTATCAAAAAGAGATCGTATTTCGGTTTGGTGGCGTTCTACTTTTATTCAAGGTTCTTGGAACTATGAACGTATGCAAAACGGTGGTTGGGCATTTTCGATGATTCCTGCCATTAAAAGATTATATAAATCAAAAGAAGATCGTGCTGAAGCACTAAAACGTCACTTAGAGTTCTTTAATACACATCCTTATGTAGCTTCACCTATTATTGGTGTAACATTAGCGCTTGAAGAAGAACGGGCAAATGGTGCGCCTGTTGATGATAAGGCAATTCAAGGGGTTAAAGTAGGTATGATGGGACCATTAGCTGGTATTGGAGATCCAGTTTTCTGGTTTACAGTTAAACCTATCCTTGGTGCATTAGCAGCTTCTCTTGCATTGACTGGTAACATTCTTGGACCAATTATTTACTTCTTTGCATGGAACCTTATCCGTATGGGCTTCACTTGGTATACACAAGAAGTTGGTTACAAAGCTGGGTCTAAAATTACGGACGATTTATCTGGTGGATTACTTCAAAACATCACTAAAGGGGCATCCATTCTCGGGATGTTTATCCTCGGTGCATTAGTTAACCGGTGGGTATCGGTTCAATTTACACCTGTTGTATCCTCGGTAGAGCTTGACGAAGGTGCTTATATTGATTGGGATCAGTTACCTGCTGGAGCAGAAGGGGTTAAAACCGCTTTAGAGCAACAAGCCGCAGGGCTTTCGTTAGATCCTATTAAAGTCACTACATTACAAAGTAACTTAGATAGTCTAATTCCTGGTTTAGCTGGATTATTGTTAACACTACTTTGCATGTGGTTGCTTAGAAAGAAAGTTTCTCCAATTGTTATGATTCTTGGATTGTTCGTAGTGGGGATCGTATTCCACTTAATCCACTTAATGTAA